In a single window of the Solea solea chromosome 14, fSolSol10.1, whole genome shotgun sequence genome:
- the bcorl1 gene encoding BCL-6 corepressor-like protein 1 isoform X1, with protein sequence MQVDPTLMNVGDGGTVSREISAPTKSSTTMVGNPPQTLPPEFRGDVSLSQQNKTTPTTDCKTAKACLDTNSFNHSPELSSPHQPNNVPMSGSALSSAEKRADKRAEATKLKSDGVGVFPTPQWSSGVKVSREDSLNPCHGSLTSSKKSHLQTQPVQSVPPGFQCSAMFKPAQPVAFLPPTNFSSPLCKITLPPALGQITPLREAMANQFQTEIQPQSSGLIRTFPYPFSVGRTPAAEKKAGTSASKLKSNHSSSKNTKTIGEHKSLASVVASPAIALPLQHPSLTSAAPTHYTISPTAAICCGSALSSITSQSRLLNHVDKVNSIDKAAIGSLKTSLPAASEEHTSPLIEPRDVPLDLSAKSKRPKCTADPPPVALADPLNTESNQREFLNSKRTHATYSSVVQYPILPNTHRNGSHQKQTQNHQVPESKPTWGKASSQDSLKNIPGTYVGVASPILASTLRGKDGTGTFADEFQSFAKQEFISIIDQGEHLASGGKKPSCLMKGNQHAHSVKHVKNTSTSISKNCPSKGALSAALSSSANAQIHPKSGPGKTAVPFSASVVSPAWQQQSHLPHQAASVQRKVTHGSPKNKGTSVPEGSKFQGTHHSPSHLEDDKWERMKSPLSKLTSVAKQQALETTALTTEGNGPAPPPVASRKADVLNTGSHETQSKHSAFEYPPYWSVDKWRGVASQGDFTSKRHEKAHTTEPLENNTELHTTQGEHTGLQIKQGSSKPASQSHLFGSNASINEKRMESKLAQVLEGEILKKESGALDSPPSEKLEGMVASILKGQCGAGGDKFKKTTNGTKEESPAKAKAAPIKQKKSSPKTPAKEKSPTDLTKKLAGKKKQDAENTPTKVSCIKKQKKKCAPVPEQNLPARKLYPQSKEPALKDKISPNKVEQPTQKKTVTGNSSSPASVDTPGSLSNSTASSNDTESSFPRLRRGRRRVDEARLDLWGFATPSPPPPPMPPPPPPPPPPPSTSPSPPLVPKPPARRPRGRPRSTPLPEQEHQGKSKSKASGAEGDTPAHKKRRRCRSKKYQTGDYITERERLEDGVHVAGSDSLRQDGGSPTGPQREPCPSPVTSSPEPPLLRPSLTRSGSVRYQESETSPECNDKPSGKRKFKSKHLCDSEEQKTKTKRSSLGKRGASLALDHSADVKRTESPPPAPKSLPSSPSKRGSSGRSSGSESPPKRPVPPEVRRLIVNKNAGETLLQRAARLGYQDVVQYCLEKDIREVNRRDNAGYTALHEASSRGWTQIVQILLKHGADVNCSAQDGTRPLHDAVASDNLPIVWLLLNHGADPTLATYSGHTPIKLAQSLSMKTFLTEYFTDLEGRIEQDSTLPWDFYGSSLFETEQEPCWDFLLSEQNQELEENPSVKSEHDDSDRDCLTFEFSSEPFLPCFHVQVSLTQGFCNWFLLTDVLKRLKMSARIFRARYPHLEVVSLPRAELWRQVSVSQVSSALASPYKGKNKEEEDVEKKERAEKEEEEEEEEEEEGLMDLVRCVPELQRLLGSSIHVLQDDDEDEQQQEVEEGKTLKKTGKPRGR encoded by the exons ATGCAG GTGGATCCTACACTGATGAATGTAGGGGATGGAGGCACGGTGAGCAGAGAGATCAGTGCTCCAACCAAATCGTCCACTACTATGGTGGGGAATCCGCCCCAGACGCTACCCCCGGAGTTTAGAGGAGATGTTTCCCTCAGTCAGCAAAACAAGACCACTCCCACGACGGACTGTAAGACGGCCAAAGCCTGCCTGGACACGAACAGTTTCAACCACAGCCCTGAGCTTTCTTCACCTCACCAGCCCAATAATGTACCAATGTCAGGCTCAGCCCTCAGCAGCGCAGAGAAGAGAGCAGACAAAAGGGCAGAGGCCACTAAACTCAAGTCTGATGGTGTCGGTGTCTTCCCCACACCGCAGTGGTCAAGTGGTGTAAAAGTCAGCCGGGAGGACTCACTTAACCCCTGTCACGGCAGTTTGACATCCAGTAAGAAATCACACCTGCAAACACAGCCGGTGCAGAGTGTCCCTCCTGGGTTTCAGTGCTCTGCCATGTTTAAACCAGCCCAGCCCGTTGCCTTCCTTCCCCCCACTAACTTTTCCTCCCCACTTTGTAAAATCACTCTACCACCAGCATTGGGTCAGATTACGCCGTTGAGAGAGGCCATGGCCAATCAGTTTCAGACGGAAATTCAGCCTCAGAGTTCGGGTCTCATACGGACCTTTCCCTATCCGTTCTCGGTGGGCCGGACTCCGGCTGCAGAGAAAAAAGCCGGCACGTCCGCCTCAAAGCTTAAATCTAACCATTCGTCGAGCAAGAACACCAAAACTATAGGAGAGCATAAGTCGTTAGCCTCAGTGGTAGCGTCGCCGGCTATTGCCCTGCCGTTGCAACACCCATCGTTAACCTCTGCAGCACCCACCCACTACACGATTTCCCCCACAGCTGCCATTTGCTGTGGCTCTGCACTGTCCAGCATCACCTCGCAAAGCAGGCTGCTGAACCATGTGGACAAAGTCAACAGCATAGACAAGGCAGCCATTGGCTCCCTCAAAACCTCACTCCCCGCTGCTTCAGAGGAGCACACATCTCCTCTCATCGAACCGAGAGACGTACCCCTCGATTTGTCCGCTAAATCGAAACGTCCAAAATGCACGGCTGACCCTCCTCCCGTTGCTCTGGCGGACCCTCTCAACACTGAGTCAAATCAGAGAGAGTTTCTGAACTCAAAAAGGACTCATGCAACGTATAGCTCTGTGGTGCAATACCCCATCTTACCCAATACCCACAGAAACGGGTCTCAtcaaaagcaaacacagaaTCACCAGGTCCCAGAGTCCAAACCAACCTGGGGCAAGGCATCTTCACAAGACTCTTTAAAGAACATCCCCGGGACGTATGTAGGTGTGGCGAGTCCCATACTGGCGTCTACTCTGCGGGGCAAAGATGGAACAGGGACGTTTGCGGATGAATTTCAGAGTTTTGCAAAGCAGGAGTTTATATCCATCATTGACCAAGGAGAGCATCTGGCCTCAGGGGGAAAGAAGCCATCCTGTCTGATGAAGGGCAACCAGCATGCTCACAGTGTCAAGCACGTTAAAAACACCAGCACATCCATAAGTAAGAACTGTCCGTCTAAAGGAGCGCTATCAGCCGCCCTGTCGAGCTCTGCTAACGCTCAGATTCACCCCAAGTCAGGACCAGGCAAAACAGCAGTGCCATTCTCCGCCAGTGTTGTCAGTCCTGCTTGGCAACAGCAGTCTCATCTTCCTCACCAAGCCGCCTCTGTTCAGAGGAAAGTCACGCATGGATCCCCAAAGAACAAGGGGACCTCAGTTCCAGAAGGATCCAAGTTTCAGGGTACTCATCACAGCCCGTCCCATCTTGAGGATGATAAGTGGGAGAGAATGAAGTCTCCCTTGTCTAAACTTACATCTGTTGCAAAGCAACAAGCTCTGGAAACAACTGCACTGACCACGGAGGGCAATGGTCCGGCGCCGCCGCCTGTTGCATCTAGAAAAGCTGATGTATTGAACACTGGGAGCCATGAAACACAATCTAAACATTCTGCTTTTGAATACCCGCCATACTGGTCTGTGGATAAATGGCGTGGTGTGGCATCTCAAGGGGATTTTACTTCGAAGCGGCACGAGAAAGCGCACACCACCGAGCCTTTGGAGAATAATACTGAGTTACACACCACTCAGGGGGAACACACGGGACTACAAATAAAGCAGGGCTCTTCAAAGCCGGCCAGCCAGTCTCATCTGTTTGGGAGCAATGCATCAATAAATGAGAAAAGGATGGAAAGCAAACTAGCCCAGGTGTTGGAGGGGGAGATATTGAAGAAAGAAAGTGGGGCGTTAGACAGTCCTCCCAGTGAAAAATTAGAGGGCATGGTTGCCTCTATTCTTAAAGGCCAGTGTGGAGCAGGGGGCGACAAGTTCAAGAAAACAACGAATGGAACCAAAGAGGAGTCGCCAGCCAAAGCAAAAGCTGCTCCcatcaaacaaaagaaaagcagtCCTAAGACGCCAGCAAAGGAAAAGTCACCTACGGACCTGACAAAGAAGCTGGCCGGAAAGAAAAAGCAGGACGCGGAGAACACACCAACCAAAGTGTCCTGTATAAAGAAG cagaagaagaaatgtgCACCTGTGCCGGAGCAGAATCTACCTGCGAGAAAACTTTACCCTCAGAGTAAAGAGCCGGCACTGAAGGACAAGATCAGTCCCAACAAGGTTGAGCAACCGACCCAGAAGAAAACAG TaacaggaaacagcagcagtccTGCGAGTGTAGACACCCCAGGCTCGCTCAGCAACTCCACCGCATCCAGTAATGACACGGAGAGCTCCTTCCCAAGGCTGAGGAGAGGACGGCGGCGAGTCGATGAGGCTCGACTTGACCTCTGGGGCTTCGCAACACCTTCCCCTCCACCCCCACcgatgcctcctcctcctcctccaccacctccgcCTCCTTCAACTTCCCCGTCACCCCCTCTCGTTCCCAAGCCGCCTGCCCGCCGTCCAAGAGGGAGGCCTCGTTCAACGCCGCTGCCAGAGCAGGAACATCAGGGCAAGAGCAAGAGCAAGGCGAGCGGCGCGGAAGGAGACACACCCGCGCATAAGAAGCGCCGGCGATGTCGGAGCAAAAAGTATCAGACCGGGGACTACATCACTGAGAGGGAAAGGCTTGAAGATGGAGTGCACGTCGCAGGATCTGACTCCCTGAGACAAGACGGTGGAAGTCCAACAG GTCCGCAGAGGGAGCCGTGTCCGAGTCCCGTCACGTCCAGCCCGGAGCCTCCTCTGCTGAGAccctcgctcactcgctcagggTCTGTCCGCTACCAGGAAAGTGAGACATCGCCCGAGTGCAACGATAAACCCTCAGGGAAGAGGAAGTTCAAGAGCAAGCACCTGTGCGACAGTGAGGAGCAGAAG ACAAAGACCAAACGCAGCAGCTTGGGTAAGCGCGGTGCCTCACTGGCCCTGGACCACAGTGCTGATGTAAAAAGAACAGAGAGCCCTCCACCGGCCCCAAAAAGCTTGCCGTCCTCCCCCTCCAAGAGAGGCTCATCAGGTAGAAGCAGCGGTTCGGAGTCACCGCCTAAAAGACCCGTTCCTCCAGAGGTCCGCCGGCTCATCGTCAATAAAAACGCCGGGGAGACGCTGCTGCAGCGCGCCGCCCGTTTGGGCTATCAG GACGTAGTCCAGTACTGTCTCGAGAAGGACATCAGGGAGGTCAACCGGCGCGACAACGCCGGTTACACGGCCCTGCACGAGGCCTCCTCCAGGGGCTGGACTCAGATTGTCCAGATATTGCTGAAACACGGAGCCGATGTCAACTGCAGCGCTCAGGACGGGACACG ACCCCTTCATGATGCAGTAGCGAGCGACAATCTACCGATCGTCTGGTTGCTTCTGAACCACGGTGCTGACCCCACTCTGGCGACCTACTCTGGACACACGCCGATCAAACTGGCACAAAGCCTGAGCATGAAGACCTTCCTCACAG aaTATTTCACCGACCTGGAAGGCCGAATTGAGCAGGACTCCACTCTACCCTGGGATTTCTACGGCAGCTCCCTGTTTG AGACGGAGCAGGAGCCGTGCTGGGATTTCCTCCTGTCTGAGCAGAaccaggagctggaggagaatcCGTCAGTGAAGAGTGAACATGACGACTCGGACAGAGACTGTCTCACGTTCGAGTTTTCCTCCGAGCCTTTCCTGCCCTGCTTTCACGTCCAGGTGTCACTGACACAGGG cTTCTGCAACTGGTTTCTTCTCACAGACGTCCTAAAGCGTCTGAAGATGTCGGCACGGATCTTCCGGGCGCGCTACCCGCACTTGGAGGTGGTGAGTCTGCCACGCGCCGAGCTCTGGAGACAGGTGTCAGTCAGCCAGGTGAGCTCTGCTTTAGCTTCACCCTACAAAGGCAAAaacaaggaggaggaagatgtggagaagaaggagagggcggagaaggaagaagaggaagaggaggaggaggaggaggagggacttATGGATCTGGTTCGCTGTGTACCAGAACTCCAGAGACTTCTGGGCTCGTCCATTCACGTCCTACAAGACGATGATGAggacgagcagcagcaggaggtggaggagggaaaGACGTTGAAAAAGACGGGGAAGCCTCGCGGCCGATAG
- the bcorl1 gene encoding BCL-6 corepressor-like protein 1 isoform X2: MQVDPTLMNVGDGGTVSREISAPTKSSTTMVGNPPQTLPPEFRGDVSLSQQNKTTPTTDCKTAKACLDTNSFNHSPELSSPHQPNNVPMSGSALSSAEKRADKRAEATKLKSDGVGVFPTPQWSSGVKVSREDSLNPCHGSLTSSKKSHLQTQPVQSVPPGFQCSAMFKPAQPVAFLPPTNFSSPLCKITLPPALGQITPLREAMANQFQTEIQPQSSGLIRTFPYPFSVGRTPAAEKKAGTSASKLKSNHSSSKNTKTIGEHKSLASVVASPAIALPLQHPSLTSAAPTHYTISPTAAICCGSALSSITSQSRLLNHVDKVNSIDKAAIGSLKTSLPAASEEHTSPLIEPRDVPLDLSAKSKRPKCTADPPPVALADPLNTESNQREFLNSKRTHATYSSVVQYPILPNTHRNGSHQKQTQNHQVPESKPTWGKASSQDSLKNIPGTYVGVASPILASTLRGKDGTGTFADEFQSFAKQEFISIIDQGEHLASGGKKPSCLMKGNQHAHSVKHVKNTSTSISKNCPSKGALSAALSSSANAQIHPKSGPGKTAVPFSASVVSPAWQQQSHLPHQAASVQRKVTHGSPKNKGTSVPEGSKFQGTHHSPSHLEDDKWERMKSPLSKLTSVAKQQALETTALTTEGNGPAPPPVASRKADVLNTGSHETQSKHSAFEYPPYWSVDKWRGVASQGDFTSKRHEKAHTTEPLENNTELHTTQGEHTGLQIKQGSSKPASQSHLFGSNASINEKRMESKLAQVLEGEILKKESGALDSPPSEKLEGMVASILKGQCGAGGDKFKKTTNGTKEESPAKAKAAPIKQKKSSPKTPAKEKSPTDLTKKLAGKKKQDAENTPTKVSCIKKKKKCAPVPEQNLPARKLYPQSKEPALKDKISPNKVEQPTQKKTVTGNSSSPASVDTPGSLSNSTASSNDTESSFPRLRRGRRRVDEARLDLWGFATPSPPPPPMPPPPPPPPPPPSTSPSPPLVPKPPARRPRGRPRSTPLPEQEHQGKSKSKASGAEGDTPAHKKRRRCRSKKYQTGDYITERERLEDGVHVAGSDSLRQDGGSPTGPQREPCPSPVTSSPEPPLLRPSLTRSGSVRYQESETSPECNDKPSGKRKFKSKHLCDSEEQKTKTKRSSLGKRGASLALDHSADVKRTESPPPAPKSLPSSPSKRGSSGRSSGSESPPKRPVPPEVRRLIVNKNAGETLLQRAARLGYQDVVQYCLEKDIREVNRRDNAGYTALHEASSRGWTQIVQILLKHGADVNCSAQDGTRPLHDAVASDNLPIVWLLLNHGADPTLATYSGHTPIKLAQSLSMKTFLTEYFTDLEGRIEQDSTLPWDFYGSSLFETEQEPCWDFLLSEQNQELEENPSVKSEHDDSDRDCLTFEFSSEPFLPCFHVQVSLTQGFCNWFLLTDVLKRLKMSARIFRARYPHLEVVSLPRAELWRQVSVSQVSSALASPYKGKNKEEEDVEKKERAEKEEEEEEEEEEEGLMDLVRCVPELQRLLGSSIHVLQDDDEDEQQQEVEEGKTLKKTGKPRGR; the protein is encoded by the exons ATGCAG GTGGATCCTACACTGATGAATGTAGGGGATGGAGGCACGGTGAGCAGAGAGATCAGTGCTCCAACCAAATCGTCCACTACTATGGTGGGGAATCCGCCCCAGACGCTACCCCCGGAGTTTAGAGGAGATGTTTCCCTCAGTCAGCAAAACAAGACCACTCCCACGACGGACTGTAAGACGGCCAAAGCCTGCCTGGACACGAACAGTTTCAACCACAGCCCTGAGCTTTCTTCACCTCACCAGCCCAATAATGTACCAATGTCAGGCTCAGCCCTCAGCAGCGCAGAGAAGAGAGCAGACAAAAGGGCAGAGGCCACTAAACTCAAGTCTGATGGTGTCGGTGTCTTCCCCACACCGCAGTGGTCAAGTGGTGTAAAAGTCAGCCGGGAGGACTCACTTAACCCCTGTCACGGCAGTTTGACATCCAGTAAGAAATCACACCTGCAAACACAGCCGGTGCAGAGTGTCCCTCCTGGGTTTCAGTGCTCTGCCATGTTTAAACCAGCCCAGCCCGTTGCCTTCCTTCCCCCCACTAACTTTTCCTCCCCACTTTGTAAAATCACTCTACCACCAGCATTGGGTCAGATTACGCCGTTGAGAGAGGCCATGGCCAATCAGTTTCAGACGGAAATTCAGCCTCAGAGTTCGGGTCTCATACGGACCTTTCCCTATCCGTTCTCGGTGGGCCGGACTCCGGCTGCAGAGAAAAAAGCCGGCACGTCCGCCTCAAAGCTTAAATCTAACCATTCGTCGAGCAAGAACACCAAAACTATAGGAGAGCATAAGTCGTTAGCCTCAGTGGTAGCGTCGCCGGCTATTGCCCTGCCGTTGCAACACCCATCGTTAACCTCTGCAGCACCCACCCACTACACGATTTCCCCCACAGCTGCCATTTGCTGTGGCTCTGCACTGTCCAGCATCACCTCGCAAAGCAGGCTGCTGAACCATGTGGACAAAGTCAACAGCATAGACAAGGCAGCCATTGGCTCCCTCAAAACCTCACTCCCCGCTGCTTCAGAGGAGCACACATCTCCTCTCATCGAACCGAGAGACGTACCCCTCGATTTGTCCGCTAAATCGAAACGTCCAAAATGCACGGCTGACCCTCCTCCCGTTGCTCTGGCGGACCCTCTCAACACTGAGTCAAATCAGAGAGAGTTTCTGAACTCAAAAAGGACTCATGCAACGTATAGCTCTGTGGTGCAATACCCCATCTTACCCAATACCCACAGAAACGGGTCTCAtcaaaagcaaacacagaaTCACCAGGTCCCAGAGTCCAAACCAACCTGGGGCAAGGCATCTTCACAAGACTCTTTAAAGAACATCCCCGGGACGTATGTAGGTGTGGCGAGTCCCATACTGGCGTCTACTCTGCGGGGCAAAGATGGAACAGGGACGTTTGCGGATGAATTTCAGAGTTTTGCAAAGCAGGAGTTTATATCCATCATTGACCAAGGAGAGCATCTGGCCTCAGGGGGAAAGAAGCCATCCTGTCTGATGAAGGGCAACCAGCATGCTCACAGTGTCAAGCACGTTAAAAACACCAGCACATCCATAAGTAAGAACTGTCCGTCTAAAGGAGCGCTATCAGCCGCCCTGTCGAGCTCTGCTAACGCTCAGATTCACCCCAAGTCAGGACCAGGCAAAACAGCAGTGCCATTCTCCGCCAGTGTTGTCAGTCCTGCTTGGCAACAGCAGTCTCATCTTCCTCACCAAGCCGCCTCTGTTCAGAGGAAAGTCACGCATGGATCCCCAAAGAACAAGGGGACCTCAGTTCCAGAAGGATCCAAGTTTCAGGGTACTCATCACAGCCCGTCCCATCTTGAGGATGATAAGTGGGAGAGAATGAAGTCTCCCTTGTCTAAACTTACATCTGTTGCAAAGCAACAAGCTCTGGAAACAACTGCACTGACCACGGAGGGCAATGGTCCGGCGCCGCCGCCTGTTGCATCTAGAAAAGCTGATGTATTGAACACTGGGAGCCATGAAACACAATCTAAACATTCTGCTTTTGAATACCCGCCATACTGGTCTGTGGATAAATGGCGTGGTGTGGCATCTCAAGGGGATTTTACTTCGAAGCGGCACGAGAAAGCGCACACCACCGAGCCTTTGGAGAATAATACTGAGTTACACACCACTCAGGGGGAACACACGGGACTACAAATAAAGCAGGGCTCTTCAAAGCCGGCCAGCCAGTCTCATCTGTTTGGGAGCAATGCATCAATAAATGAGAAAAGGATGGAAAGCAAACTAGCCCAGGTGTTGGAGGGGGAGATATTGAAGAAAGAAAGTGGGGCGTTAGACAGTCCTCCCAGTGAAAAATTAGAGGGCATGGTTGCCTCTATTCTTAAAGGCCAGTGTGGAGCAGGGGGCGACAAGTTCAAGAAAACAACGAATGGAACCAAAGAGGAGTCGCCAGCCAAAGCAAAAGCTGCTCCcatcaaacaaaagaaaagcagtCCTAAGACGCCAGCAAAGGAAAAGTCACCTACGGACCTGACAAAGAAGCTGGCCGGAAAGAAAAAGCAGGACGCGGAGAACACACCAACCAAAGTGTCCTGTATAAAGAAG aagaagaaatgtgCACCTGTGCCGGAGCAGAATCTACCTGCGAGAAAACTTTACCCTCAGAGTAAAGAGCCGGCACTGAAGGACAAGATCAGTCCCAACAAGGTTGAGCAACCGACCCAGAAGAAAACAG TaacaggaaacagcagcagtccTGCGAGTGTAGACACCCCAGGCTCGCTCAGCAACTCCACCGCATCCAGTAATGACACGGAGAGCTCCTTCCCAAGGCTGAGGAGAGGACGGCGGCGAGTCGATGAGGCTCGACTTGACCTCTGGGGCTTCGCAACACCTTCCCCTCCACCCCCACcgatgcctcctcctcctcctccaccacctccgcCTCCTTCAACTTCCCCGTCACCCCCTCTCGTTCCCAAGCCGCCTGCCCGCCGTCCAAGAGGGAGGCCTCGTTCAACGCCGCTGCCAGAGCAGGAACATCAGGGCAAGAGCAAGAGCAAGGCGAGCGGCGCGGAAGGAGACACACCCGCGCATAAGAAGCGCCGGCGATGTCGGAGCAAAAAGTATCAGACCGGGGACTACATCACTGAGAGGGAAAGGCTTGAAGATGGAGTGCACGTCGCAGGATCTGACTCCCTGAGACAAGACGGTGGAAGTCCAACAG GTCCGCAGAGGGAGCCGTGTCCGAGTCCCGTCACGTCCAGCCCGGAGCCTCCTCTGCTGAGAccctcgctcactcgctcagggTCTGTCCGCTACCAGGAAAGTGAGACATCGCCCGAGTGCAACGATAAACCCTCAGGGAAGAGGAAGTTCAAGAGCAAGCACCTGTGCGACAGTGAGGAGCAGAAG ACAAAGACCAAACGCAGCAGCTTGGGTAAGCGCGGTGCCTCACTGGCCCTGGACCACAGTGCTGATGTAAAAAGAACAGAGAGCCCTCCACCGGCCCCAAAAAGCTTGCCGTCCTCCCCCTCCAAGAGAGGCTCATCAGGTAGAAGCAGCGGTTCGGAGTCACCGCCTAAAAGACCCGTTCCTCCAGAGGTCCGCCGGCTCATCGTCAATAAAAACGCCGGGGAGACGCTGCTGCAGCGCGCCGCCCGTTTGGGCTATCAG GACGTAGTCCAGTACTGTCTCGAGAAGGACATCAGGGAGGTCAACCGGCGCGACAACGCCGGTTACACGGCCCTGCACGAGGCCTCCTCCAGGGGCTGGACTCAGATTGTCCAGATATTGCTGAAACACGGAGCCGATGTCAACTGCAGCGCTCAGGACGGGACACG ACCCCTTCATGATGCAGTAGCGAGCGACAATCTACCGATCGTCTGGTTGCTTCTGAACCACGGTGCTGACCCCACTCTGGCGACCTACTCTGGACACACGCCGATCAAACTGGCACAAAGCCTGAGCATGAAGACCTTCCTCACAG aaTATTTCACCGACCTGGAAGGCCGAATTGAGCAGGACTCCACTCTACCCTGGGATTTCTACGGCAGCTCCCTGTTTG AGACGGAGCAGGAGCCGTGCTGGGATTTCCTCCTGTCTGAGCAGAaccaggagctggaggagaatcCGTCAGTGAAGAGTGAACATGACGACTCGGACAGAGACTGTCTCACGTTCGAGTTTTCCTCCGAGCCTTTCCTGCCCTGCTTTCACGTCCAGGTGTCACTGACACAGGG cTTCTGCAACTGGTTTCTTCTCACAGACGTCCTAAAGCGTCTGAAGATGTCGGCACGGATCTTCCGGGCGCGCTACCCGCACTTGGAGGTGGTGAGTCTGCCACGCGCCGAGCTCTGGAGACAGGTGTCAGTCAGCCAGGTGAGCTCTGCTTTAGCTTCACCCTACAAAGGCAAAaacaaggaggaggaagatgtggagaagaaggagagggcggagaaggaagaagaggaagaggaggaggaggaggaggagggacttATGGATCTGGTTCGCTGTGTACCAGAACTCCAGAGACTTCTGGGCTCGTCCATTCACGTCCTACAAGACGATGATGAggacgagcagcagcaggaggtggaggagggaaaGACGTTGAAAAAGACGGGGAAGCCTCGCGGCCGATAG